From the Acidimicrobiales bacterium genome, one window contains:
- a CDS encoding SDR family NAD(P)-dependent oxidoreductase, with protein MTVALITGASRGLGAALARALAERGWQLVVDARGAEALERTAEEVRRATGAEVVAVPGDVADPAHRADLVAAAGRLGRLDLLVNNASVLGPSPQPELGAYPLDVLEDVYRVNVLAPLGLVQAALPLLAVSGGRVLNVTSDAAVEAYEGWGGYGSSKAALEQVSAVLAAEHPGLRVWWVDPGDLRTELHQAAFPGEDISDRPLPETVVPGFLRLLDEDRPSGRYRAADLVPATMGVGA; from the coding sequence TCACCGGAGCGAGCCGGGGGCTCGGGGCCGCGCTGGCCCGGGCCCTCGCCGAACGGGGCTGGCAGCTCGTCGTCGACGCCAGGGGCGCCGAGGCCCTGGAGCGCACCGCCGAGGAGGTCCGCCGGGCGACCGGCGCGGAGGTGGTGGCCGTGCCCGGCGACGTCGCCGACCCGGCCCACCGGGCCGACCTCGTGGCCGCCGCCGGCCGGCTGGGCCGGCTCGACCTGCTCGTCAACAACGCCAGCGTCCTCGGCCCGAGCCCGCAGCCCGAGCTCGGCGCCTACCCCCTCGACGTGCTGGAGGACGTCTACCGGGTCAACGTGCTGGCCCCGCTGGGGCTCGTGCAGGCGGCCCTGCCGCTGCTCGCCGTGAGCGGCGGCCGGGTGCTGAACGTGACGAGCGACGCCGCCGTCGAGGCCTACGAGGGCTGGGGCGGCTACGGCTCGTCCAAGGCGGCGCTCGAGCAGGTGTCGGCCGTGCTGGCCGCCGAGCACCCCGGCCTGCGGGTGTGGTGGGTCGACCCGGGCGACCTGCGCACCGAGCTGCACCAGGCCGCCTTCCCCGGCGAGGACATCTCGGACCGGCCGCTGCCCGAGACCGTCGTCCCCGGCTTCCTGCGGCTGCTCGACGAGGACCGGCCGAGCGGCCGGTACCGGGCGGCCGACCTCGTCCCGGCGACCATGGGGGTGGGGGCGTGA
- a CDS encoding S-adenosylmethionine:tRNA ribosyltransferase-isomerase has protein sequence MTPAAAAGLAATLDFELPPGLEASAPPEARGLRRDDVRLLVTWRSTGAVDHRRFRDLPDVLAPGDLLVVNTSRTLPAAVDGRHADGSPVVVHLSTDLGAGRWVVELRMPAGRGATVPCGCGRAGERLDLAGGATAELLAPYLPSGPRPRLWVADLRTPGPALAWLEANGRPIRYGYVPEPWPIDAYQNVYALVPGSAEMPSAGRAFTPELVTRLVAGGVAVAPIVLHTGVASLEAGEAPYPEPYTVPPATARLVNATRDGGGRVVAVGTTVVRALETVAGPDGTVVPGEGWTDVVVTPERGVRAVDGLLTGLHEPRASHLAMLEAVAGRPVLERAYAEALAGGYLWHEFGDLHLILP, from the coding sequence GTGACCCCCGCGGCGGCGGCCGGGCTGGCGGCCACGCTCGACTTCGAGCTGCCGCCCGGGCTCGAGGCCTCCGCGCCGCCCGAGGCGCGGGGGCTGCGCCGCGACGACGTGCGCCTGCTCGTCACCTGGCGCTCGACCGGCGCCGTCGACCACCGGCGCTTCCGCGACCTGCCCGACGTGCTCGCCCCGGGCGACCTGCTCGTCGTCAACACGTCGAGGACCCTGCCGGCGGCCGTCGACGGGCGGCACGCCGACGGCAGCCCGGTGGTCGTCCACCTGTCGACCGACCTCGGCGCCGGGCGCTGGGTGGTCGAGCTCCGCATGCCGGCCGGCCGCGGGGCGACCGTGCCGTGCGGGTGCGGCCGGGCCGGCGAGCGCCTGGACCTGGCCGGCGGGGCGACGGCCGAGCTGCTGGCCCCCTACCTGCCGTCCGGGCCCCGGCCCCGCCTGTGGGTGGCCGACCTGCGCACCCCCGGGCCGGCGCTCGCCTGGCTGGAGGCGAACGGCCGACCGATCCGCTACGGCTACGTGCCCGAGCCGTGGCCCATCGACGCCTACCAGAACGTGTACGCGCTGGTCCCCGGGTCGGCCGAGATGCCGAGCGCCGGGCGGGCGTTCACCCCCGAGCTCGTGACCCGGCTGGTGGCCGGCGGGGTGGCCGTCGCCCCGATCGTGCTCCACACCGGCGTCGCCTCGCTGGAGGCCGGCGAGGCGCCCTACCCCGAGCCGTACACGGTGCCGCCCGCGACCGCCCGGCTGGTGAACGCGACGAGGGACGGCGGCGGCCGGGTGGTGGCCGTCGGCACGACGGTCGTGCGGGCGCTCGAGACCGTGGCCGGGCCGGACGGGACCGTCGTGCCGGGCGAGGGCTGGACCGACGTCGTCGTCACCCCCGAGCGGGGCGTGCGGGCCGTCGACGGGCTGCTGACCGGGTTGCACGAGCCGAGGGCGTCGCACCTCGCCATGCTGGAGGCCGTGGCCGGCCGGCCCGTGCTGGAGCGGGCCTACGCCGAGGCGCTGGCCGGGGGGTACCTGTGGCACGAGTTCGGCGATCTCCACCTGATCCTGCCGTGA
- a CDS encoding arylamine N-acetyltransferase, translating into MRPLDDDQLAAYLARVGVERRAATLTALHLAHRHAVPFENLDIHLGEPVSLDLDRIVDKVVRRRRGGFCYEHNLLFAAALTALGHEVGLLSASMWNPTAGRWNPPFDHLALEVDDGGRAVLADVGSGRGFLVPLPFDGGGWVEHPAGGAHRLVPEPGGDGWVVQQRAARGEPVEPGFRFERAHHEPGDFAAMCHHQQTSPESVFTTGWVCTMARPGGGRLTVRNGLLVEEWPGHREERPLAGPDELERVLVERFGMAPVAVPAAWFAAGPG; encoded by the coding sequence GTGAGGCCGCTCGACGACGACCAGCTGGCCGCCTACCTCGCCCGGGTCGGCGTCGAGCGGCGGGCGGCCACGCTCACGGCGCTGCATCTCGCCCACCGCCACGCCGTGCCGTTCGAGAACCTCGACATCCACCTCGGCGAGCCGGTGTCGCTCGACCTCGACCGCATCGTCGACAAGGTCGTCCGCCGCCGGCGGGGCGGGTTTTGCTACGAGCACAACCTGCTCTTCGCGGCCGCGCTGACCGCGCTCGGCCACGAGGTCGGCTTGCTCAGCGCGTCGATGTGGAACCCGACGGCGGGCCGCTGGAACCCGCCCTTCGACCACCTCGCGCTGGAGGTGGACGACGGCGGCCGGGCCGTGCTGGCCGACGTCGGCAGCGGGCGGGGGTTCCTCGTGCCGCTGCCCTTCGACGGCGGCGGGTGGGTGGAGCACCCGGCCGGCGGGGCCCACCGCCTCGTGCCCGAGCCGGGCGGCGACGGCTGGGTCGTGCAGCAGCGGGCGGCCAGGGGCGAGCCGGTCGAGCCCGGGTTCCGCTTCGAACGCGCCCACCACGAGCCGGGCGACTTTGCGGCCATGTGCCACCACCAGCAGACCTCGCCCGAGTCGGTGTTCACGACCGGCTGGGTGTGCACGATGGCCCGGCCGGGCGGCGGCCGGCTGACCGTGCGCAACGGGCTGCTCGTCGAGGAGTGGCCGGGGCACCGGGAGGAGCGCCCGCTGGCCGGCCCGGACGAGTTGGAGCGGGTGCTGGTCGAGCGGTTCGGGATGGCCCCGGTCGCCGTGCCCGCCGCCTGGTTCGCGGCGGGGCCGGGCTAG
- a CDS encoding alpha/beta hydrolase: MDRLTLPVGPLRFDAVADGPEDGELVLLLHGFPQTSWCWRHQLPALAAAGYRAVAPDQRGYSPGARPAGVDAYRMDHLVADVLGMADEIGGHRFHLVGHDWGAAVAWRVAGRYPDRLRSLSVLSVPHPRAFRRAIDGELGGDQADRSSYMAFFRSPDAEDSFLGGDGDGLRRLFELTALPGLPASADPYLAALGTRPALTGALNWYRAVELTDADDMGPVTAPTLYVWSDQDPALGREPAEATAAEVEGPYRFEVLEGVGHWIPEQAPDRLNEVLLAHLAGADRL; encoded by the coding sequence GTGGACCGGCTGACCCTGCCCGTCGGGCCGCTGCGCTTCGACGCCGTCGCCGACGGCCCCGAGGACGGCGAGCTCGTCCTGCTCCTGCACGGGTTCCCGCAGACGTCGTGGTGCTGGCGCCACCAGCTGCCGGCGCTCGCCGCCGCCGGCTACCGGGCGGTCGCCCCGGACCAGCGGGGCTACTCCCCGGGCGCCCGGCCCGCGGGGGTCGACGCCTACCGCATGGACCACCTCGTGGCCGACGTGCTCGGCATGGCCGACGAGATCGGCGGCCACCGGTTCCACCTCGTCGGCCACGACTGGGGTGCGGCGGTCGCCTGGCGGGTGGCCGGCCGCTACCCGGACCGGCTGCGCTCGCTGTCGGTGCTCTCCGTCCCCCACCCCCGCGCCTTCCGCCGGGCGATCGACGGCGAGCTGGGCGGCGACCAGGCCGACCGCTCGTCGTACATGGCGTTCTTCCGGTCGCCGGATGCCGAGGACTCCTTCCTCGGCGGCGACGGCGACGGGCTGCGCCGCCTGTTCGAGCTGACCGCGCTGCCGGGGCTGCCGGCGTCGGCCGACCCGTACCTCGCCGCCCTCGGCACCCGCCCGGCGCTGACCGGGGCGCTCAACTGGTACCGGGCGGTGGAGCTGACCGACGCGGACGACATGGGCCCGGTCACCGCCCCGACCCTGTACGTCTGGAGCGACCAGGACCCGGCGCTCGGCCGGGAGCCCGCCGAGGCGACGGCCGCCGAGGTCGAGGGCCCGTACCGCTTCGAGGTGCTCGAGGGGGTCGGCCACTGGATCCCCGAGCAGGCGCCCGACCGCCTGAACGAGGTCCTCCTCGCCCACCTGGCCGGCGCCGACCGCCTCTAG